A window of Solanum stenotomum isolate F172 chromosome 9, ASM1918654v1, whole genome shotgun sequence genomic DNA:
CAACAACCTCAGTAACCAAACTAGGCCCATTTTTCCCTAAATCAATTCCATTAACACCTAAAATTACATCACCAGGAAGCAATCCATCTCTAGATGCAGCTGAAAAAGGCCTAACATCAGGCACAAGAACCCCAGGGAAGGATTCTTGAACAGGCAATCCAACTAACAACACTTGAGTAAATATTATCACATAAGCAAATATTATATTAGCTATTACCCCAGCTGAAATAACAATAACCCTATCAAAAATAGGCCTATTTTTAAGCAAATTCTTGTCATCAGGAGGAATATCACTATCAGGATCATTATCAGGAAAACCCACAAACCCACCAAGAGGAAATGCTCTAAGTGAGTACTCTACATTTTTAGCATTAAATTTAGCTAAAATTGGACCAAACCCAACAGCAAATTTACTTACATGAATACCCTGAAGATAAGCAGCAAGAAAATGACCACTTTCATGAACTACAATAATAGCTGTTAAAACACCAACTGCTTCCAAAACTGACTGTGTACTCTCAAAATTACTACCAAAATCAAATCCAGGAATTACCCAACTCCTGAAATCTCTCCTTCTACCAAGTGGGTATCTGTTCTTTTCATGTAAAAACTGATTCTTGGAATGAAAAgttgaagaggaagaggaagataAAGATTTTGAAAAGTGAGTT
This region includes:
- the LOC125876854 gene encoding probable membrane metalloprotease ARASP2, chloroplastic, with translation MIINLSPSSCSLSLSRFINSKSHISRLTKTHFSKSLSSSSSSTFHSKNQFLHEKNRYPLGRRRDFRSWVIPGFDFGSNFESTQSVLEAVGVLTAIIVVHESGHFLAAYLQGIHVSKFAVGFGPILAKFNAKNVEYSLRAFPLGGFVGFPDNDPDSDIPPDDKNLLKNRPIFDRVIVISAGVIANIIFAYVIIFTQVLLVGLPVQESFPGVLVPDVRPFSAASRDGLLPGDVILGVNGIDLGKNGPSLVTEVVDVIKKSPKRNVLLKIGRGGGSVDVRVTPDENSDGTGRIGVQLSPNFKISKVQPKNILEAFSFSGREFWGLTYNVLDSLKQTFMNFSQTASKVSGPVAIIAVGAEVAKSNVDGLYQFAAVLNINLAVINLLPLPALDGGTLALILVEAARGGKKLPLEVEQGIMSSGIMFVIIVGLFLLVRDTLNLDFIRDLL